The DNA window CAAAAAGAAGGAGGGCCGCAGAGGCCGTTACCTCATCGCTGATCAGCACGTGTATCCCCGTCGGTCCTTGCTTGTAAATCTGGCTGATCTGTTGGGAAGAGATGCTGAAGAGCTGGGCCAGCTTCTCCGTCAGTTCCACCGCCGTCAGCTCCTCCAGATAAATAGCGTGGTACACTGTGAGGGGAAGAATTATTATAAGCCAGACATCGAGCGCAGCTTCGATGCCTACACCGTGGATGCAGAGAAGATCCAGCTAGAGCCACGCACGCTACCGCAGGGATTGGATGCTTAGAGGAGCGCTGCTCTGCCCAGGAACATCAACCTAAAGGTTGAGcgacctggggctttttagtctggagaagagaagactgagaggggatctgattaatgggtataaatagatgagggctgggggtcaagaggaaaggggcaacctcttgtcacttgtgccctgcgataggcCAAGGGGCAAcggatgcaagctggagcacagggagTTCAACCTCaccatgaggaagaacttctttactgtgagggttacagagcactgggacaggctccccagagaggttgtgaagtctcctcctctggagactttcaagccccatctggatgcgttcctgtgtgacctgccctagattggtcctgctctggcagggggttggactcgatgatctccagaggtcccttccaacccctgacattctACGATTCGATGATCACAGCCCCCTTGGGAAGGGATTGTGCTCGGCCCATCTACCGAGCGTTGCTTTTCAGCAGGTTAAACGCCCGCTCTGCTGCGCCCGACGCACGCAGCTATCACCTTCCCAAGCCCGAGCTGCCTAAATCTACGTGCAACTGCAGCGCATCCGCGGTGTCTGCTCTGGCTACACGGCTGCAGCATCAGCTCTGCAGTAACGTGGCCATCACCAACCTCCTGCAACACTCTCTCTGTATTTACACCCCCCTTGCCCCAAAAAGCTTCTATTATTTCGACTAGCATCAGCCCAGCAGCGTTTTGTACCATTCTTGGGGGTTTTCAATCCCAGCAGGATGGAAACGCCACCTCAGCACCTCCCCAGAGCTCCCCCTTGCTCCCCCAGTCCCATGAGGCAGgtcctggggcgggggggaagcaAGAGGATCCGAATTGGAGCAGGGCAAGGAAAGGACGAGCCGGTTGCTTTTGCACTTGCCGCTCCAATCACGGAGGTGGATAAAGCGGCGCCTGGCTGCTCCCCGAAATGTAGGTCACTCATTGTTGTCTGGGCAATGCTGGATTCTCGCAGGAGCTATCGTTTGTCGGCTCAGAGCAGGCAACGTGCCGACAGTCAGATTCTGCAGCCGCCCATTTGGtgggcaaggagaaaaaaaatcagctgggTAGAACCAGGGGAAGTAAAAAGGGTTCGCCGCGATCTTTTGGCACCCTTACTGAAGGGGAGCGGGCACAAGCCCTTGGTTTGCCCACAGAGCCTGCAGGAGGGCACAGGCGAGCTCGCACGTGAGCTTCTGCCTCACTGCAGTGAGGAGACACAACGACAGCAGCCAACACGAGgtgcagcagctgaaaacaaacGCTGCACCCTCTCTTCGAGCTGCTGCGCGGGGCTCTGCTAACACAAGCAGCCCTGGCTGCGAGAGGGGCCTTTGGCCAGCCCCAAACCCACCAGGCAGCGGTGTGGGGACGAGGGGAGTGGAGGCAACTGGTGCTGAGCACCCGTGGGCAGGAGCAGTAGGACTGGAAACAGaccccaccacatttctgtttgctgaaCCCTCCTGTTCAGCAAAAATAACCCTGCTGTTATTTTCCCCCCCGCGCTGTCGGCAGCGACCCAAGCCCACGTGCCCCCAGCCAGGCTTTGAAGCTCTTACCAAAAAAAGTACTGGTTACTGTGTCCCCATCCTCGTGCTTCTGCTGgaggtccctcagctgctgggACTCCTGACACACGTAGATGGTCAGTCTGGGCCGCACCATCCTACGGACAAAGCAGTGAGTGAAGGTCATGGGATTTGCTCAAGGACATGTCTAGATGTCAACGCTTTGCCAGCGCTCTTCCCTCCCCGGCACCCgccaaagaaaaagaggagatggATGAACTCATCCCATGACACCGAGCTGTGCGGTGcggtgacacgctggagggaaggggtgacatccagagggacctggacaggctggagagctgggcctgtgtgaactgcatgaagttcaacaaggccaagtgcaaggtcctgcacgtgggtcggggtGATCCCACgaacaaacacaggctgggtagagaatggatggagagcagccctgaggagaaggacttgggggtgatgggtgacgagaagctcaacatgagcaggAAATGCgtgcctgcagcccagaaagccaacggtatcctgggctgcatccccagcagcgtggccagcagggcgagggaggggattctgcccctctgctccgctctcctgagaccccccctgcagtgctgcgtccagctctgggggcaccaacatcagaaggacacggagctgttggagcgagtccagaggaggccacgaagatgctcagagggctggagcccctctgctctggagacaggctgagagagctggggctgttcagcctggagaagagaaggctccgcagagaccttctagcaccttccagcacctgaaggggctacaggaaagctggagaggggcttttgacaagggcatggagtgatgggacaagggggaatggttttaaactgaaagaggggagattgagatgagatattgggaagaaattctttgctgtgagggtggtgagagcctggcccaggttgcccagagaagctgtggctgccccctccctggcagtgttcaaggccaggttggatggggcttggagcaacctgggctggtggaaggtgtccctgcctgtggcaggggggttggaactggataggctttaaggtcccttccaacccaaatcagtctgtgattctctgatctCAAAGCAAAACCACTGTGGTCGTCCCCATGTTGCTGATGCAGCAAAGGTTTTTGCGAGAAGGGGATGAAGTTGGCATGGGGACGTGGTGCCAACTGGCTACCGAGCAGCTAACGTGGACGGTCCGCTCCTGAGGTCAGAGCAGCCACAGTTCAGACCAAGCTCTGCTGGTAACACACACGCTCCTCCTTCAGAGACTCATTTTGCAGTGCAAATCCAGCAGCGTCTCCCATCCTTCACGCCCTTCTCCCCAGCTCAGCACGACCTCGTCTCCCCGCTATCTCCCGCGCCATCGGAGGCAGCACATTAACCCCCCCGAACGCTTCCCACCCACGCAGCTCTTGCTGCCCTGTATCAAAGACCTGTTTCCCCCCACCAGACCATCCCTCTGGGATACAGCCCACCCTCTGCCTCTCCATCCGGCTGCACCGGCACCTTCTGAAATGCTCCAGCTCAGGCAGGAGGTTGGTTAAACACCAGTCCCTGCTCCTTCAGGGAAAACTGCAAAGGAATATTCCTTCTGGAAAGGTAATTCCTCTGAGAGGCGGTTCAGAGGATGGAAGAAACAAGTACTGTGTCATCAGGATTTTCTGCCTTGTGGCTTGTTTCTCTGACACTCAAAGAATAAGATTATTTCTAACACTTCTCTCCCAAGTggattttcttccccaaattGTCTCTGGAGTAGTTACCCTGCTGGCTAAGTTATCAAATTTGACTGTAAGAGGTTCAGGAAGGTTAATGAAACTCTTGTTCTCTCTAATAGCAAGAGCCAAGCAAACAGGCTAATCCAAATACAATTTACCTACCAGCCACAATCAGCTTTTAAGCAAACAACATACCGGCCTTTTAATGCGTTGAAGAGCCTGATGCCATCCGCAGGGCCGCAGATCTGAATAACGTCTTCTCTGGTCAGCTTCAGTAAGTCTGCACCTAGagttggaaaaattaaaaagaaagtcacACAATGCAGCTCAAAGTGgccgggaggggggggtggcTCTGGGAAAATCAataggagattttaaaaaacatttttatttgcaatggtaacagaatcacagaatgtcagggattggaaggggcctcgaaagatcatccagtccaacccccctggagcaggattacctggatcacgtcacacaggaacgtgtccacGTGgggtttgaatgtctccagagaaggagactccccaccctctctgggcagcctgttccagtgttcagtcccCCTCActctaaagaagtttttcctcatgtttatgtggaaccttctgtgttccagcttgcacccgttgccttgccccttgtcctgtcaagggatgtcactgagaagagcctggctccatcctcgtgacacttgccctttacatatttataaacattaatgaggtcacccctcagtcttctcttctccatgctaaagagacccagctccctcagcctctcctcataagggagatgtcccactcccttcatcaccttcatggctctgcgctggactctctccagcagttccctgtccttcttgaactgaggggcccagaactggacacaatattccagatgcggcctcaccagggcacagtagagggggaggagaacctcttttgacctactaaccacaccccaggatgccattggccttcctagccacaagggcacattgctggcccATGGTCATCCTGTAACACAAAGATGggctgaggaggaagagaaggaggagcgGCTCGGCAAGAGAAGGGGTCAGACATGGAGGGGATGTCATAAACCTACCTGAGAAGTTTCGGAAAAGCCGAGAAAAAGTGGAGAAGCGGTTTCGGTGCAGCCACTGCTGGGCTTCCTGGGGCGTGCTGGTGGGCAAGAGGTTCTGCAATGTAGGAAAAGAAGGGTCAGAGCCTCAGAGGTGACGTGGAAGCATTTCCACTGAGGAACGAGCACGGGTCAGCTCTGTCAGTGTTCACAACCACAGTCTTAAATCGAGACCCGAGTGAGCCAGGCTCACAGCACACGCGCACTGAAggctgcagccagggcaggtTTTGATTTAAACGGCTTCAGAGGGAcggagaaaggggaaggaagcaAAAAGTAAAGATCAAGGCAATAAGTCAAGGTCATGGTGAGCCAGAAAAAGCTTGCTCACAGCTCTGCATTGCtgtactggccatttttcacCCCCCGTCACCTCTTTTTCCAACTAGGAGTTAAAAAGAAGTTATAACTCCCCAAAACTAGAGCAGTCTCTTCCTCAGCAAACTACAGCCACCCACAAACCCGCTCcatccccccaaaatcccctgTTCTGACCTGTGCACCATCCTTACCACAAGCATAAGCTCTGAGGTGTGACTTACATCTGCGATCGGAGGGGGGGGCTCGGGCTGATGGTTTGGAGAGCCATTGCTaggttggggggggggaaaaaaagagccacGAGAGAGCAGAACATGAGGTTAGCATCGCTCTTCCCCTTCTGGCATGGGATCCCAGCACACAGCAACCACCAAACCCTCCCAAGTCCCATAACCAAGAGCAGCGAAACACAAGGACAGACGGCTACGTGGCTGCGGCAACAccgtcacagaatcacaggatcactcaggttggaagagccctctgggatcatcgagtccaaccatggccctgacaccaccatggcaactagaccagggcactcagtgccatggccagtctttccttaaacccctccagagatggggactccaccacctccctgggcagccccttccagtgtctaatgacccttgtgagaagaaatgcttcctcatgtccaacctgaccctcccctggccaagcttgaggctgtgtcctcttgtcctggcgctggttgcctgggagaagaggccgactcccaccccgctccaacctcccttcaggtagttgtagactgcactaaggtcacctctgagcctcctcttctccaggctaaacacccccagctccctcagccgttcctcacaggtcagaccctccagatccttccccaccttggtcgccctcctctgcactcgctccaacacctcaacatctctcttgaagtgcagggcccagaactggacacaggattcaaggtgtggcctcaccagtgccgagtacagagggacgatcccttccccagaccgactggccacactattcctacAAGAGGACAGGAAGCcattggccaccttggccacctgggcacactgctggctcacgttcagccgctggcgatcagcacccccagggctctctctaaccactcttcccccagcgtGTAGCACTGCggggggttggtgtggcccaagtgtcagacctggcccttgttcttgttgaacctcacgccgttggtctcggctcATCTACccaacctgtccagacccctctgcagacccttcctgccctccagcagatccacactcccacccagcttggggtcaGCTGCACATTCACTGAGGGTGCCCTCGATCCCTACATCtggatcatctataaagatattgaacagcaccagccccagaactgagccctggggaacaccgctagtgaccggcaccagttggactttgccccattcctcaccactctctgggccagtttttaacccacccaagagtccacccatccaagctccaggcagccagtttgtctgggaggatgctgggggagacagtgtcgaatgccttactcaAGTCTAGATGGactccatccacagccctgccctcctctgcTGAGCGGGTCACTTGggcatagaaggagatcaggttgctgATCTTAGGCTGCTTCCACCTCCTTGTACACCTTGGAACCAGGCCCTTCCTTTCGCTAGCGGTCACGGCCAGCTCAGACACATCAATCTCTCGTGCAAGGCAGAAATCGAGAGCCAGCCGGTCTCTTCTGCGGACTTACCCTTCGCCGATGGAAAAACTGCTGTGGGAACTGTTGAAGCCAGGGGACGGCGCGTTATTGACATATGTTATCTCCGGCCAGGGAGAACACTGGAAAGGAAAACCCAGAAGAGTCAGAGGATCCAgaaggtcctgcacgtgggtcggggcaattccaagcacaaacacaggctgggcagagaagggagtgagagcagccctgaggagaaggacttcggggtgatgggtgacgggaagctcaccatgagctggcaacgtgcactcgcagcccagaaagccaacagtatcctgggctgcatccccagcagcttggccagcagggcgagggaggggattctgcccctctgctccgctctcgggagaccccccctgcagtgctgcgtccagctctggggcccccaacagcagaaggacacggagctgttggagcgagtccagaggaggccacgaagacgctcagagggctggagcccctctgctctggagacaggctgagagagctggggctgttcagcctggagaagagaaggctccgcagagaccttctagcaccgtccagcacctgaaggggctacaggaaagttggagaggggcttttgacaagggcatggagtgatgggacgagggggaagggttttaaactgaaagaggggagattgagatgagatattgggaagaaattctttgctgtgagggtgatgagaccctggcccaggttgcccagagaagctatggctgccccctccctggcagtgttcaagaccaagctggatggggcttggagcaacctggtctggtggaagatgtccctgcctgtggcaggggggttggaacgagatgggcttttaggtctcttccaacccaaacctttctatgattgCTCAGAAGTAGCGCACACGCCTGCTCTGGTCAGCACAGGTTAACAGCTCTTCGCTGACCGACAACCGACTACAAAACAGAATTGAAGCAGGGGGTTAAGAGAAGCCACGACCAGTTCACTGCAGCCGGTCACAAAGCTCCAGTTTAGTGATTCTTCATCTCAAAAGGCCAAAAGTCACAAAATTCAAATGCAGGGAGATCTTGTAGAAAGAGGTAAAAATCTTTTATTAGGTGATCTATGatagtagggaaaaaaaacatcgCGCTTCTAAGCACAAGAGCCCTTTTTTAGGTCTAGTAGGAAACAACCTCCTCTGCCTACAAAATTTATCTTGCAGCTATTGACAACTCGGCTAAACGTTTCACAGCAGAACAGCCGGTTCCTTGCCACCTGCGAGCAAGGTTAAACCAGGCTTTGTTAAAACAACGCCGCCAGCTGCTGCACGAAAGAGCACCCACCTCTGTGAGTATCGTCGTTTCGTAGGAGGGCTGGTATTTCTCCTTCTCGTGAGGCGTTCGCTTCTCCATCTTCTCCCTGTCCGTCTTCTGCTTCCGATCAGCTCCTTTGGGCTGGAAAAGAGATATTGCTGTGAGAACAGGGAGGGCGGCAGCGGGCGGTGCAAGAACCAGCAAAGGCGACTCATCCTACTGCCCCACTTGGTACTTtacagagagggagaaggaagagagctGGGACTATCTGCACGGAGAATTAACTACAGCGACAGCATCGCTGCTGGAAGAACCCCAATATCTTGATCTACCCACGCCCCTAAAATAGGGCCCAGAACATCTGAGCAAGGAGGTGAAACATTTTCTGGAATAAACTTCTCCCGACAGCATCCGTTGGCTCTAAGGGGACAAAGGCCAGTTTTTGGTGTCACGTATCTGAGCTGTGTCTTCTGCACCTTCATCGACCCTTTGAGAGGCGGCATTTCAGTGGCACAAAGTGCACGGGAACACAAGAGCGCTCAATTGCGTCCTTGCCTTTGCCACGACCTTGAAAAAACCTGCACTTTCTCATACGTGAGATGAAGATGATTTTACTCGCTGCCTTTATCAAATGCTCAAAGCCCTGGGGAAAGCAGCAAGtaacacgctggagggaaggggtgacatccagagggacctggacaggctggagagctgggcctgtgcgaaccacatgaagttcaacaaggccaagtgcaaggtcctgcacgtgggtcggggcgatcccaagcacaaacacaggctgggaggagaatggattgagagcagctctgaggagaaggacttaggggtgatgggtgacaagaagctcaccatgagccggcaacgtgcgctcgcagcccaaagccaacggcatcctgggctgcatccccagcagcgtggccagcagggcgagggaggggattctgcccctctgctccgctctcctgagaccccccctgcagtgctgcgtccagctctggggccccaacagaagaaggacacggagctgttggagtgagtccagaggaggccacgaagaaaaggaggctgaagggagaccttctcgctctctacaactgcctgaaaggagggtgtagtgagggggggggtcggtctcttctcccaaggaacaagcgacaggatgagaggaaacagcctcaagttgccccaggagaggtttagattggagatcagggacaatttcttcctcaaagggttgtcaagcgttggaacaggctgcccagggcagtggtggagtccccatccgTGGGGGGAtctaaaagccgtgtagatgtggtgctgagggccatgggttagtggtggccttggcagtgctgggttaagggttggactcaatgatcctaaaggtccttcccaaccaaaaccattctgtgattctaagactAAACATGGGAGGTTTCAGACTGAGGCAACACAACCCGTGTTCTCCCTGTACATTGTTCTTGGCTTACTGGTTTTGTAGCCTCAACAGCATCTGGACTTGATCGACAGAGAGGAACCAGGGAGAGAGAGGTAACAGAAGACCAGAAGGACCAGGAGGTCCTTTTGCTGGCAAGGTCTGTCACAGTCCTGCCCCTGTGACGTTCACTGGGGCGGCAGTGTGACTGGGGACAGACTCCCAGTTTGTTTCCTAGCAGGGAAAGGCCACCAACGGGCCGAGGTACCTTGAAGACCTTGATCTGGCAGCTGGCAGAGTGCAGGTGCTCCGTGTACTCCCCGTTCTCGTTCTCCTTGAACGTGTCTATCTGGACGCGAAAGGGCACCCCCTTCTCTCCTCCGTGCTTCCGCATGGTGAACTCCGTGCTGATACAGTGAAcctgggggaagggaaggcacCCTGAGCTCATGAATCCTGCTCCAAACTCCCCATTCCCCTCGTGGGAGCCAGGACAGCACCAAGGTAAAGGGCAGCCCAGTGAGAAGGCTGAAGGAACAGAGTTGGGATGGGATCCCACCATGTACCCCCAGCATTAAGGAGTTAAGGGGACGCCACAGCAGAGGTGGAGCCACATTCTTCCAACAAGTTTTGCAACCTCTTAATGCTACAAGCCAGCCCCGGAGCAGCAGGGCACAGAGTTTGGCTGCACCAGCCTCCAGGCGCTGCAGCCTGTGTGTTCTAGGCGGGAGGGTCAGACTTCCCAGAGGTATTTTAGGCAGTTGGCGACATGTGCAAAAGcatctggggcccccaacatcagaaggacatggagctgttggagcgagtccagaggaggccacgaaggtgctcagagggctggagcacctctgctctggagacaggctgagagagctggggctgttcagcctggagaagagaaggctctggggagaccttctagcaccttccagcgcctgaaggggctacaggaaagctggagaggggcttttgacaagggcatggagtgatgggatgagggggagcggttttaacctgaaagaggggagattgagatgagatattgggaagaaattgtttgctgtgagggtggtgagaccctggcccaggttgcccagagaagctgtggctgccccctccctggcagtgttcaaggccaggttggatggggcttggagcaacctgggctggtggaaggtgtccctgcctgtggcaggggggttggaactagatggtccCTTcgaacccaaaccattctctgatcTTATGGTCTAAGCAAGACAGTGACCCAAACCACAAAATCAGTGGGACCTAAACCACCACAGAAATGTGTAAAACAACTTCTTGGTGGCCAACTGTGCCTCGCTAGTGCGTGAACTGCTGCTCTCTTGCACTGCTTGAAGCAGGAGGTGGGGTGTATTTTAGTTGACATCCTTCTACCACCGTAGCATCTGGCTGCGATTTCAGTTCTCCGagttaaaaaaaagcatcttcttCCCCcttggaaaatgcattttttcccctagacCCTCACAACAGGAGGTTCCCCACTTCTCTTTTACCTGGATAAACACAGAAGTCCTCTTTGAAGGGTCCCACAGAAACTCCACTGTATTGAGCTGGGTTGGGTTTGCTCTAGGGTCGATGATGCCCACGGACATGGGGATATCTGTAGGGGCACATATGGAGAACAAGCTGTGGTTTGTagcaagaggagaaggaagaggttCACAGGGAACATATGGAAGAACCAATCACGTCTCTCAAACCACAGAATCGTGACAGCATTTTGTCCCTTAAAGTCAAGGGACTGGGAGTCCGGGTGGAGGCACTTCAGGCACCCACAtgccctccagccccagccaagGTGCTGCCCTGGGGACTCACCTATGTCCAGTATCCTGTCCCCAGGCCTGTTCCACCGCCAGCCCTCCAGCTGCTGATGCTCTGTGTACTGCAGCCGTCGGTCATGAAACACCACCCGGAATATGCTCTAGAGAGGAGAAACAGTCAGTGCCTGGGGCTGCACCAGGGAACTTGGTGGTCTTCAAGCTGCGAGGCATGTCCCAGTGCGAGAAAAGGGGcagagaggggagcagaggagccTGAAGGCTTCAGGAAGAAGCCAAAGCAATAAAAGAAAGTCCAGATGGACCCTTGGGACAGAAGCGTGAAGGCTGCAGCTCATCCTTCCCGAACACTAAGAGATCAATCGCCTCTTGGCTTGACCCCAGGCCCCATTAGACTGGCTGGATGGACACcaccagccaggctggtctcaccaaggtgggagaagaggaaagagaaaataaaccccCAACCAAGCCAGACCCATCCTACACACGCTGTCATGGAGGCTGCTGCAGGAACCTGGCTTGCTGCTCCCTACGGCAGGCGATGGCCCCAGCTGGACCCCTGTACGCGCACTCCCTGCTTACCTTCACCAGTTTCCCATTGATCTCCGGCAGCTCCCCGATTTTCCTGTTGTCCAGCATCCGGATTTCATAGGACTGTCCTGGGGGAAAGATGATGAGGGCACCTCGTGGTTAGTCACAtaatc is part of the Nyctibius grandis isolate bNycGra1 chromosome 11, bNycGra1.pri, whole genome shotgun sequence genome and encodes:
- the TFCP2 gene encoding alpha-globin transcription factor CP2 isoform X2, which encodes MAWALKLPLADEVIESGLVQDFDASLSGIGQELGAGAYSMSDVLALPIFKQEESSLPPENENKILPFQYVLCAATSPAVKLHDETLTYLNQGQSYEIRMLDNRKIGELPEINGKLVKSIFRVVFHDRRLQYTEHQQLEGWRWNRPGDRILDIDIPMSVGIIDPRANPTQLNTVEFLWDPSKRTSVFIQVHCISTEFTMRKHGGEKGVPFRVQIDTFKENENGEYTEHLHSASCQIKVFKPKGADRKQKTDREKMEKRTPHEKEKYQPSYETTILTECSPWPEITYVNNAPSPGFNSSHSSFSIGEGNGSPNHQPEPPPPIADNLLPTSTPQEAQQWLHRNRFSTFSRLFRNFSGADLLKLTREDVIQICGPADGIRLFNALKGRMVRPRLTIYVCQESQQLRDLQQKHEDGDTVTSTFFVYHAIYLEELTAVELTEKLAQLFSISSQQISQIYKQGPTGIHVLISDEMIQNFQDESCFVLDTMKAETNDSYHIILK
- the TFCP2 gene encoding alpha-globin transcription factor CP2 isoform X1; this translates as MAWALKLPLADEVIESGLVQDFDASLSGIGQELGAGAYSMSDVLALPIFKQEESSLPPENENKILPFQYVLCAATSPAVKLHDETLTYLNQGQSYEIRMLDNRKIGELPEINGKLVKSIFRVVFHDRRLQYTEHQQLEGWRWNRPGDRILDIDIPMSVGIIDPRANPTQLNTVEFLWDPSKRTSVFIQVHCISTEFTMRKHGGEKGVPFRVQIDTFKENENGEYTEHLHSASCQIKVFKPKGADRKQKTDREKMEKRTPHEKEKYQPSYETTILTECSPWPEITYVNNAPSPGFNSSHSSFSIGEGNGSPNHQPEPPPPIADVSHTSELMLVNLLPTSTPQEAQQWLHRNRFSTFSRLFRNFSGADLLKLTREDVIQICGPADGIRLFNALKGRMVRPRLTIYVCQESQQLRDLQQKHEDGDTVTSTFFVYHAIYLEELTAVELTEKLAQLFSISSQQISQIYKQGPTGIHVLISDEMIQNFQDESCFVLDTMKAETNDSYHIILK